The proteins below are encoded in one region of Shewanella algae:
- a CDS encoding 4-fold beta flower protein, with protein sequence MYPLFDKNCDLVGWLELGEHIFDTEMNWVGYISGGNVWSAETGDWLGPIMGLTCLDRNGKPILWNPDKTIQTSMRPISPIRAIRAIRPIRPIRPINPIRPIRPIVPIGGWSELSWNEWCNQ encoded by the coding sequence GTGTATCCTTTATTCGATAAAAACTGCGATTTAGTAGGTTGGTTAGAACTTGGCGAGCATATCTTTGATACCGAGATGAATTGGGTTGGTTATATATCTGGGGGGAATGTTTGGTCTGCTGAAACTGGTGATTGGTTGGGACCCATTATGGGTTTAACTTGTCTTGACCGAAATGGTAAACCAATCCTTTGGAATCCAGATAAAACTATTCAAACGTCAATGCGACCTATTAGTCCAATCAGAGCTATTCGAGCTATACGTCCGATTAGACCTATTCGTCCTATAAATCCCATCCGACCTATCAGGCCAATAGTTCCTATTGGCGGGTGGTCTGAGCTTAGTTGGAATGAATGGTGTAACCAATAG
- a CDS encoding carboxypeptidase M32: protein MTAKTEYQQLCQHFRTISHFEHFSALGDWDQATMMPMGGSEARSEAMAELALHIHSLKTSPRLAEWLDGAEAKAAELSIEQRANLREMRWHYAQAIAVPGDLVQAKTLAGYRCENQWREQRHNNDWQGFRPNLEAVIALVREEAQARSAHTGKAGYDALLDRFEPGMTCKRLETTLGAVRDWLPELIQKVKHKQLHQSYKSSAGDYPIADQKLLGREVMQYLGFDFNQGRLDVSSHPFCGGVPGDIRLTSRYTENDFIAALTSTIHETGHARYEQALPKDWRGQPAGMSRSMGIHESQSLFFEMQLGGSRAFISKLYPRIRRHLDCPVSAHELIDNITRVKPGLIRVDADEVTYPAHILLRFEAEQAFIDGSLEVKDLPDFWDQKMQQYLGLSTADNYKDGCMQDIHWTLGELGYFPSYTLGAMYAAQLRFAMEAELGPIEALLSQDKLGLICDWLDEKIWSKGCLLETDELIRSATGQSLDPNFLQRHLQQRYLD from the coding sequence ATGACTGCCAAAACCGAATACCAGCAACTTTGCCAGCACTTTCGCACCATCAGCCACTTCGAGCATTTCAGTGCCCTGGGGGACTGGGATCAAGCCACCATGATGCCTATGGGCGGCAGCGAGGCCCGCTCCGAGGCGATGGCCGAGTTGGCATTACACATTCACAGTTTAAAAACCTCGCCCAGGCTTGCCGAATGGCTGGATGGCGCCGAAGCCAAAGCCGCCGAACTCAGTATCGAACAGAGGGCCAATCTCAGAGAGATGCGCTGGCACTACGCCCAAGCCATTGCCGTGCCGGGGGACTTGGTACAGGCCAAGACGCTGGCGGGTTATCGCTGTGAAAACCAATGGCGCGAACAGCGGCATAACAACGATTGGCAAGGGTTTCGCCCCAATCTCGAGGCGGTAATCGCCTTGGTGCGAGAAGAAGCCCAGGCTCGCTCGGCGCACACAGGCAAGGCAGGTTACGATGCCCTGCTGGACAGATTTGAACCCGGCATGACCTGTAAACGGCTGGAGACCACTCTCGGAGCGGTGCGGGACTGGTTGCCCGAGCTTATCCAAAAAGTGAAGCACAAGCAGCTGCACCAGAGTTACAAGAGCAGCGCCGGCGACTACCCGATAGCAGACCAAAAGCTGCTGGGACGAGAGGTAATGCAATACCTGGGATTTGATTTCAACCAAGGGCGTTTGGATGTCAGCTCGCACCCATTTTGCGGTGGCGTGCCCGGTGATATCCGCCTGACCAGTCGCTACACGGAAAACGACTTTATCGCTGCCCTCACCTCCACTATTCACGAAACGGGTCATGCCCGTTACGAGCAGGCACTGCCAAAGGATTGGCGAGGACAACCCGCCGGAATGTCTCGCTCCATGGGGATCCACGAGAGTCAAAGCCTGTTTTTTGAGATGCAACTCGGCGGCAGCCGCGCCTTTATCAGCAAGCTCTATCCGAGAATTCGCCGACATCTCGACTGCCCGGTATCGGCCCATGAACTGATCGACAATATCACCCGGGTCAAGCCGGGTCTTATCCGGGTCGATGCCGATGAAGTCACCTATCCGGCGCACATACTGCTGCGATTTGAAGCCGAGCAGGCCTTTATCGACGGCAGCCTGGAAGTGAAAGACCTACCCGATTTCTGGGATCAGAAGATGCAGCAATATCTGGGGCTAAGTACTGCCGACAATTATAAAGATGGCTGCATGCAGGATATTCACTGGACCTTGGGTGAACTGGGATATTTCCCCAGCTACACCTTGGGCGCCATGTACGCCGCCCAGCTGAGATTTGCCATGGAAGCCGAGTTGGGCCCCATTGAAGCCCTGCTGAGCCAGGATAAGCTGGGGCTGATTTGCGACTGGCTGGATGAAAAAATCTGGTCCAAGGGGTGCCTGCTGGAAACCGATGAACTGATCCGCAGCGCCACAGGGCAGAGTCTGGATCCCAACTTCCTGCAGCGCCATCTGCAGCAGCGCTATCTGGATTAA
- a CDS encoding YqiJ family protein — protein MLDFFLAQSNLPYAVALAIVALLGVIEGLTLIAGISLMAAMDDWLPDADLDTDLPQGGLTALAGWLCLDRLPVLIWFVLALGCFSITGYLLNYFSWLLTSALLPQVFSLLLALPLAAVACHFLGGQLARILPKNESSAVSIEDLSGSVGTVTLGCAIKGNPSEAVVQDQYRQKHYVLVEPEDEDTEFPAGVQVVLLRRSGRVWSATRFEQ, from the coding sequence GTGCTGGACTTTTTTCTGGCCCAGTCCAATCTGCCCTATGCTGTAGCCTTGGCGATAGTGGCACTGCTTGGAGTGATAGAGGGACTCACATTAATCGCGGGTATCAGCCTGATGGCCGCCATGGATGACTGGCTTCCCGATGCCGATCTTGATACTGACCTGCCTCAGGGCGGACTGACAGCGCTGGCCGGTTGGCTCTGCCTGGATAGGCTGCCTGTGCTCATCTGGTTTGTACTGGCACTGGGATGTTTCAGTATTACTGGCTACTTGCTTAACTATTTTTCCTGGCTGCTGACCTCGGCCCTGTTGCCGCAAGTGTTTTCCTTGCTGTTGGCCTTGCCGTTGGCGGCGGTTGCCTGCCATTTCCTCGGTGGGCAGTTGGCCCGAATTCTTCCCAAAAATGAATCCAGCGCCGTCTCAATCGAAGATCTCAGCGGCAGCGTCGGCACAGTAACGCTCGGCTGCGCCATCAAGGGCAATCCCAGCGAGGCTGTGGTTCAGGATCAGTACCGTCAGAAACACTATGTCTTGGTCGAGCCCGAAGACGAAGACACCGAATTCCCGGCAGGGGTGCAAGTGGTGCTGCTCAGACGCAGCGGCCGCGTGTGGTCTGCCACCCGTTTTGAACAATAA
- a CDS encoding GNAT family N-acetyltransferase: protein MLIRAISQDDWQAIGEIQAECYHALAPEPLHVLKSKWQASPQTCYVLEKSDQVVGYCLAHPWTEDTPPPLYKAITTLPKADTLYLHDIAISNRAQGFGAGRKLFDTLKLQAEKLRLGSLSLVAVQGACGYWEKLGFNHKRIEKSLATYTDDASYMVYPVAR from the coding sequence ATGTTGATACGCGCCATTAGCCAGGATGACTGGCAAGCCATAGGCGAAATTCAAGCAGAGTGCTACCACGCTCTGGCCCCCGAACCTTTACATGTGCTCAAGAGCAAGTGGCAGGCATCACCGCAAACCTGCTATGTCCTTGAAAAGAGTGACCAGGTGGTAGGCTATTGTCTGGCTCATCCCTGGACCGAAGACACCCCTCCGCCACTGTACAAGGCGATTACCACACTGCCCAAGGCCGACACCCTTTATCTGCATGATATTGCCATCAGCAACAGGGCTCAGGGATTCGGCGCCGGACGCAAACTGTTTGATACCCTCAAGCTTCAGGCGGAAAAACTGCGCCTGGGTTCCTTGTCACTGGTTGCAGTACAGGGCGCCTGTGGTTACTGGGAAAAGCTCGGCTTTAACCACAAGCGTATCGAAAAATCGCTGGCCACCTATACAGATGACGCCAGTTATATGGTCTATCCGGTAGCCCGCTGA
- a CDS encoding RDD family protein yields MINPEHANFPRAGFFKRLGAAVYDLLLAVAVYMFAGAIGFGIFTGLTASGLIPMGNYEHVSDLLNGNSLYHGLYQLWLACCVAGFYALFWSKGGQTLGMRAWRLKVQHPNGQNLSFITALARVVWSLLGIGNLWILFNGDKLALQDSMTRSEVVLLSKEANSLRNWHGA; encoded by the coding sequence ATGATAAATCCAGAGCACGCCAATTTTCCCCGAGCCGGCTTTTTCAAGCGCCTCGGTGCCGCCGTCTATGATCTGCTGCTGGCAGTAGCCGTCTACATGTTTGCCGGCGCCATAGGGTTTGGGATCTTTACCGGCCTGACCGCCTCCGGCCTCATTCCCATGGGGAACTATGAACATGTTTCGGATCTGCTCAATGGCAACAGCCTCTATCACGGCCTCTATCAGCTGTGGCTGGCCTGCTGTGTGGCCGGTTTCTACGCTCTCTTTTGGTCCAAGGGCGGCCAGACTCTGGGCATGCGTGCCTGGCGCCTCAAGGTGCAGCATCCCAACGGCCAAAACCTGAGTTTTATTACCGCGCTGGCACGGGTAGTTTGGTCCTTGCTGGGGATAGGCAACCTGTGGATCCTGTTCAATGGTGACAAACTGGCACTGCAGGACAGTATGACCCGCTCAGAAGTGGTGCTTCTCAGTAAAGAAGCCAACTCACTGCGTAACTGGCACGGAGCCTGA
- a CDS encoding DUF2960 domain-containing protein — translation MARQVAYEYKGVAKVINFAYDKYHDMYEAVAAAEGIDLSRFLAMEQQVAMTAKGGGALKSYRTSEFARMGFRHIHFVKEEEQG, via the coding sequence ATGGCACGTCAGGTCGCCTATGAATACAAGGGGGTCGCGAAAGTGATCAACTTTGCCTATGACAAATACCACGACATGTACGAGGCTGTTGCCGCCGCCGAGGGAATAGATCTCAGCCGTTTTCTGGCAATGGAGCAGCAAGTCGCCATGACAGCCAAAGGCGGTGGCGCCCTAAAGAGCTATCGCACCAGTGAATTCGCCCGTATGGGGTTTCGTCATATCCACTTTGTCAAAGAAGAAGAGCAGGGTTAA
- the lptG gene encoding LPS export ABC transporter permease LptG: MKILDWYIARVLLSTSALCLLILTGLSGIIKWVDQLRLVGRGSYTMMDAAVYVLFLIPRDVEMFFPMAVLLGALIGMGMLASNSELIVMQASGMSRLQITLSAMKTAVPLMLLVMVLGEWGAPVAEQKAYELKTNKISGGNLIKSHRGIWARDGNLFVNIGEIEDVTRLGNITLYEFDSEQKLASVVHAEQAIYTKEYWRLLEVRRTVFKNEQVVLDNLKEDRWPSSLTPDKLSVVSVKPDALSIRGLVGYLDYLKNNNQDASRYELALWRKVMQPITVAVMMLVALSFVFGPLRTVTMGARVLLGVIAGFTFYICNEIFGPMSIVYELPALMGAMMPSLLFTGAAIYYIRR, from the coding sequence ATGAAGATACTGGACTGGTATATTGCCAGAGTACTGCTCAGCACCTCTGCCCTGTGTCTGCTGATTTTGACCGGACTTTCCGGGATCATCAAATGGGTCGATCAGCTGCGTCTGGTGGGCCGGGGCAGCTACACCATGATGGACGCCGCCGTCTATGTGCTGTTTTTGATCCCAAGAGATGTGGAGATGTTCTTCCCCATGGCCGTGCTGCTTGGGGCCCTCATCGGTATGGGCATGCTGGCCTCCAACTCTGAACTGATAGTGATGCAGGCCTCCGGCATGTCGCGGCTGCAGATCACCCTGTCGGCGATGAAGACGGCGGTTCCTTTGATGCTGTTGGTGATGGTACTGGGTGAATGGGGCGCGCCGGTGGCGGAGCAGAAGGCCTATGAGCTTAAGACCAACAAGATCTCTGGCGGCAACCTGATTAAGTCCCACCGCGGGATTTGGGCCAGAGACGGAAACCTGTTCGTCAACATTGGCGAGATTGAAGATGTGACCCGTCTTGGCAATATTACCCTCTATGAGTTTGACTCTGAGCAGAAGTTGGCCAGTGTGGTGCACGCCGAGCAGGCTATCTATACCAAGGAATATTGGCGTTTATTGGAGGTTCGCCGCACAGTGTTCAAAAATGAGCAAGTGGTGCTGGATAACCTCAAGGAAGACAGATGGCCCTCCAGTCTGACACCGGACAAGCTGAGCGTAGTGTCGGTTAAACCCGATGCCCTGTCTATCCGTGGTTTGGTCGGTTATCTCGATTATCTGAAAAACAACAATCAGGATGCCAGTCGCTATGAGTTGGCACTGTGGCGTAAGGTGATGCAGCCCATCACAGTGGCAGTGATGATGCTGGTGGCGCTCTCTTTTGTGTTCGGGCCGCTGCGAACCGTCACCATGGGAGCCAGGGTATTACTCGGGGTGATAGCCGGCTTTACCTTCTATATCTGTAATGAGATCTTCGGCCCCATGAGCATAGTCTATGAGCTGCCGGCCTTGATGGGCGCCATGATGCCGAGTTTGCTGTTTACCGGCGCGGCTATCTACTATATCCGCCGCTGA
- a CDS encoding IS3 family transposase (programmed frameshift), with protein sequence MKNTRPTFSTEFKLEAAQLVTKQGYSVTEAASAMGVSNSAMRKWVNQLRQEQQGVSPKGAPLTPEQQQIRELEKKIRRIEEENTILKKGYGSLDVRLTEQFSLVEKLKKSHSVERICSVFGIHRSSYKYWRGRPTTIDSKQVKLHSLVREAYEASNGSAGARTLADMVTTAGVRLTRYRATGLMKKLGLVSCQVPQHRYQKADKEHVAIPNLLDRQFAVTAPNQVWCGDVTYVWTGKRWAYLAVVLDLFARKPVGWAMSFSPDSALTSKALTMAFEARGRPKDLMFHSDQGSHYTSHRFRQQLWRYQIKQSMSRRGNCWDNSPMERFFRSLKTEWIPMTGYRDIGEAKSEISRYVTGYYSQLRPHQYNSGLTPNESERRYWLEYKTVANFS encoded by the exons ATGAAGAACACAAGACCGACATTCAGTACAGAGTTCAAATTAGAAGCTGCGCAGCTAGTAACGAAGCAGGGCTACAGTGTAACGGAGGCAGCAAGCGCGATGGGCGTGAGTAATTCAGCCATGCGTAAATGGGTAAACCAGCTTCGACAAGAGCAGCAAGGCGTATCCCCCAAAGGCGCACCGCTCACCCCCGAACAACAGCAGATCCGCGAGCTAGAGAAGAAAATCCGCCGCATTGAAGAAGAGAACACCATTTTGA AAAAAGGCTACGGCTCTCTTGATGTCAGACTCACTGAACAGTTCTCGTTAGTCGAGAAACTCAAGAAGAGCCATAGCGTAGAACGGATTTGTTCAGTATTTGGTATTCACCGCAGCAGTTACAAGTATTGGCGAGGCAGACCTACCACCATTGACTCGAAACAGGTAAAACTGCACAGCTTGGTGCGGGAGGCCTATGAAGCCAGCAATGGGTCAGCGGGTGCCAGAACCCTGGCTGATATGGTGACGACTGCTGGCGTGAGGTTAACTCGCTATCGTGCCACAGGGCTGATGAAGAAACTGGGGCTAGTGAGCTGCCAGGTGCCGCAACATCGCTACCAAAAGGCAGACAAGGAGCATGTCGCCATCCCTAACCTCCTTGACCGCCAGTTTGCTGTGACGGCTCCCAATCAAGTGTGGTGTGGCGATGTGACCTATGTGTGGACAGGCAAACGATGGGCTTACCTTGCCGTTGTTCTGGATTTGTTTGCACGGAAACCGGTGGGGTGGGCGATGTCATTTTCGCCCGATAGTGCGCTAACAAGCAAGGCTCTAACCATGGCCTTTGAGGCGCGAGGAAGGCCGAAAGACCTAATGTTCCATAGTGACCAAGGAAGCCACTATACCAGCCACCGCTTCCGCCAACAGCTCTGGCGTTATCAGATTAAGCAGAGCATGAGTCGACGAGGAAACTGCTGGGACAACAGCCCGATGGAGCGCTTCTTTAGAAGCTTAAAAACAGAATGGATACCGATGACCGGCTATCGGGATATCGGTGAGGCTAAGAGTGAAATTTCGCGATATGTGACGGGGTATTACAGTCAGCTGAGACCACATCAATATAACAGTGGGCTGACACCCAATGAGTCAGAGCGAAGATACTGGCTTGAATACAAAACCGTGGCCAATTTTAGTTGA
- a CDS encoding DUF2913 family protein, with the protein MTEQSYNQALLALTQAGLAALAERNHAAGSIKTPAAESHFLCNWMVQSLKEKRFSKLLAEDLTRWIREGRSLGAGAKLPEALQRIQAQYLPAINNAAVGQSLQNLIAELQAEGWLVILDCEVSGKLKLDSQGQNSLVISAEQYQQHLLDGKLIKPITLYIRADEQLIAQFAVKHALLFSQGDKKASCIKHHKAYRLYPDNQQPALALLKA; encoded by the coding sequence ATGACAGAACAAAGCTACAATCAGGCCTTGCTGGCATTAACCCAGGCCGGCCTCGCTGCTTTGGCGGAACGTAACCATGCCGCCGGCAGTATCAAGACCCCGGCAGCGGAAAGTCATTTTCTCTGCAACTGGATGGTGCAGTCACTAAAAGAGAAACGTTTCTCAAAGTTGCTGGCAGAAGATCTCACTCGCTGGATAAGAGAGGGCCGAAGCCTGGGGGCCGGTGCCAAGTTACCCGAGGCACTTCAACGTATCCAGGCGCAGTACCTGCCAGCCATCAATAATGCCGCAGTGGGGCAATCGCTCCAGAACCTGATTGCCGAACTCCAGGCCGAAGGCTGGCTCGTCATCCTCGACTGTGAAGTAAGCGGTAAACTCAAATTAGACAGCCAGGGGCAAAACAGCTTGGTGATCTCCGCCGAGCAGTATCAGCAGCATCTGCTCGATGGCAAATTGATCAAACCCATCACCCTTTACATCCGCGCCGACGAGCAGTTGATTGCCCAGTTTGCTGTCAAACATGCGCTTCTATTCAGCCAAGGGGATAAGAAAGCCAGTTGCATCAAGCACCATAAGGCTTATCGACTCTATCCTGATAACCAACAGCCCGCATTGGCATTGCTCAAGGCTTAA
- the lptF gene encoding LPS export ABC transporter permease LptF, with protein sequence MIVFRYLIREVLKAQIAVLSVLLAIFISQQFVRILADASDGEFPASLVMTLIGLNLPELAVLILPLSLFLGILLAHGRMYAENEMVVFHGVGISEWYVTRVTLILALLNSLFTGYLALYVAPWAQDKQHTVLEKAQSEAGLAALVQGRFQTSANGRAVLFVEKISKDNELEKVFVAQLPDAEDESGVTNLVVAHGGRVVEDATGGQRLKLDDGVRYQGAPNRVDYQVIEFGGYQMQLKEQEVDERDRKLSAVPFKELLNTPGPEAVAEFHWRLAIPLAIPLMTLIAVPLARVNVRQGKFAKVFPAVLLYLGYFGLMVAGRKALQDEVIPAWLGMWWIHASALVMGILLIGKGRPLGTRLTGLFKRRGAAA encoded by the coding sequence GTGATTGTATTTAGATACTTGATCCGCGAAGTTTTGAAGGCACAAATAGCGGTGCTTTCAGTCTTGTTAGCTATTTTTATCAGCCAGCAATTTGTCCGCATACTGGCCGATGCCTCCGATGGCGAATTTCCCGCTTCCCTGGTGATGACACTGATAGGCCTCAATCTGCCCGAACTGGCGGTGCTTATCCTGCCCCTGAGTCTGTTTCTGGGGATCTTGCTCGCCCATGGCCGCATGTATGCAGAAAACGAGATGGTGGTCTTTCACGGGGTCGGCATCAGCGAATGGTATGTCACCCGGGTAACTCTGATCCTGGCGTTGCTCAACAGCCTGTTTACCGGTTATCTGGCGCTTTATGTCGCGCCTTGGGCGCAGGACAAACAGCACACGGTTTTGGAAAAGGCTCAGTCAGAGGCCGGGCTGGCCGCCCTGGTTCAGGGACGTTTTCAAACCAGTGCCAACGGCCGGGCTGTGCTCTTTGTTGAAAAAATCAGTAAAGACAACGAACTGGAAAAAGTCTTTGTAGCCCAGCTTCCCGATGCGGAAGACGAAAGTGGCGTTACCAACCTGGTAGTGGCCCATGGTGGCCGGGTGGTGGAAGACGCAACAGGTGGTCAGCGGCTCAAGCTCGATGATGGCGTGCGTTATCAGGGAGCCCCGAACCGGGTGGATTACCAGGTGATTGAGTTCGGCGGCTATCAGATGCAGCTCAAAGAGCAGGAAGTGGATGAGAGGGATCGTAAGTTATCTGCCGTGCCTTTCAAGGAACTGCTCAATACGCCGGGGCCGGAAGCCGTGGCAGAATTTCACTGGCGACTGGCCATTCCGCTGGCGATCCCCTTGATGACGCTGATTGCGGTGCCGCTGGCGCGGGTCAATGTGCGCCAGGGCAAGTTTGCCAAGGTGTTCCCGGCGGTATTGCTCTATCTTGGCTATTTCGGCTTGATGGTCGCCGGGCGCAAGGCGCTGCAGGATGAGGTGATCCCGGCCTGGCTGGGGATGTGGTGGATCCATGCCTCGGCATTGGTGATGGGCATCTTGCTGATAGGTAAGGGCAGACCTTTGGGCACTCGCCTGACCGGCCTGTTCAAACGCCGGGGGGCCGCAGCATGA
- a CDS encoding DJ-1/PfpI family protein produces MANVLILAGDYVEDYEIMVPFQALQMVGHKVTAVCPDKEAGDTVRTAIHDFEGDQTYSEKPGHNFVLNGDFEQISADDFDALLIPGGRAPEYLRLYNEVLELVRAFAKADKPIAAVCHGAQLLTAAGVVQGKKVSAYPACAPEVRQAGGEYADIEVTEAITDGKLVTAPAWPAHPQWLAQFHALL; encoded by the coding sequence ATGGCTAACGTATTGATCCTTGCCGGTGATTATGTGGAAGACTATGAAATCATGGTGCCGTTTCAGGCGCTGCAGATGGTGGGCCATAAGGTGACTGCCGTGTGCCCTGACAAAGAGGCCGGTGATACTGTCAGGACGGCTATTCATGATTTTGAAGGCGATCAAACCTACAGTGAAAAACCTGGGCACAATTTCGTTCTCAACGGTGACTTTGAACAGATAAGTGCCGATGATTTTGATGCGCTGCTGATCCCCGGCGGCCGAGCCCCCGAGTATCTGCGTCTCTATAATGAAGTGCTTGAGCTGGTTCGGGCCTTTGCCAAGGCGGATAAGCCGATTGCCGCAGTCTGTCATGGGGCGCAACTGCTGACCGCCGCCGGAGTGGTGCAGGGCAAGAAGGTGTCGGCTTATCCCGCCTGTGCCCCCGAAGTACGCCAAGCCGGTGGTGAATATGCCGATATCGAGGTGACAGAAGCGATTACTGACGGCAAGTTGGTTACAGCGCCGGCTTGGCCTGCCCATCCTCAGTGGTTGGCGCAGTTCCACGCCTTGCTCTGA
- a CDS encoding flotillin family protein encodes METIPGLNTSGTSMLLFTAGAVVLCLLVIGFIFAKLYCRATKEMAFVRTGFGGEKVVKDGGAIVLPVLHEIIHVNMNTLRIEVGKTQKDALITKDRMRVDVKADFYLRVAPNAEGISMAAQTLGGRTNRVEELKKLMESKFVDVLRAVAAEMNMTEMHEQRADFVQRVQNNVANDLEKNGLELESVSLTGFDQTELEFFNENNAFDAEGRARLAKIIEEKRKETNDIQQDNRIQIELRNLEAEKESLNIEKAEEEARLIQQQALEFKRAEQKAEIIKQKEQKQREEREAEIAKERAIESAEIEKTKDIETREIEKRKQIEQARIQQLRDIEVSEQEKQIAVAAKSEEESAARARAAEAEKLKVEKEEAVITVRQVAEANRRKEIEVIDARKEAEREAVGVTVQAEAEKRAAEDRSIAILTEARASADAKMLKAEADEKVYAVEAAGKQALHEAENVLRDEQVALQRSLAILKVLPEIVANAVKPLENIEGIKILQGYGSGVTGQLGAASDGAGVKGGIAEQVTSAALNYRANAPVVDAMLRELGLVDAEKGGLNDLLSGNNMLTHEALQIARDTKASAEPKVETVKPVSQNNVAYEATLDIDKPEQPRNA; translated from the coding sequence ATGGAAACCATCCCGGGTTTGAATACCAGCGGCACCAGTATGTTGCTGTTTACCGCAGGCGCAGTAGTGCTCTGCCTGTTGGTGATAGGGTTTATTTTTGCCAAGCTCTATTGCCGCGCCACCAAAGAGATGGCCTTTGTGCGCACGGGGTTCGGTGGTGAAAAGGTAGTCAAAGATGGCGGCGCCATTGTCCTGCCGGTACTGCATGAAATTATTCACGTCAATATGAACACCCTGCGCATCGAGGTGGGCAAGACCCAAAAAGATGCCCTGATCACCAAAGACAGGATGCGGGTGGACGTCAAGGCCGACTTTTACTTGAGGGTGGCCCCCAATGCCGAAGGTATTTCCATGGCGGCCCAGACATTGGGTGGTCGTACCAATAGGGTGGAAGAGCTCAAGAAGCTGATGGAATCCAAGTTTGTTGACGTGTTGCGCGCCGTGGCAGCCGAAATGAACATGACAGAGATGCACGAACAGCGGGCCGACTTTGTACAGCGGGTGCAGAACAACGTTGCCAATGATCTCGAGAAAAACGGTCTGGAACTGGAGTCGGTTTCTCTGACAGGTTTTGACCAGACAGAGTTGGAGTTCTTCAATGAGAACAACGCGTTTGACGCCGAAGGTCGCGCCAGACTCGCCAAGATCATCGAAGAAAAGCGTAAAGAAACCAACGATATTCAGCAGGATAACCGGATCCAGATTGAGCTGCGTAACCTGGAAGCCGAAAAAGAGTCGCTGAACATCGAAAAGGCCGAAGAGGAAGCACGTCTGATCCAGCAGCAGGCACTGGAATTCAAGCGCGCCGAACAAAAGGCCGAGATCATCAAGCAGAAAGAGCAAAAGCAGCGTGAGGAGCGGGAGGCGGAAATCGCCAAGGAACGCGCCATCGAGTCGGCGGAAATTGAAAAGACCAAAGACATAGAAACCCGCGAAATTGAAAAGCGTAAGCAAATTGAGCAGGCCAGAATTCAGCAGCTGCGAGATATCGAAGTCTCCGAACAGGAGAAACAGATTGCGGTTGCCGCCAAGTCGGAAGAAGAATCTGCCGCCAGAGCCCGCGCCGCCGAGGCCGAAAAGCTCAAGGTTGAAAAAGAGGAAGCGGTAATCACAGTGCGTCAGGTGGCTGAGGCTAATCGTCGCAAAGAGATTGAAGTTATTGACGCCCGTAAAGAGGCAGAGCGGGAAGCCGTTGGGGTCACAGTTCAGGCTGAAGCCGAGAAACGCGCCGCCGAAGATAGATCCATAGCGATACTGACTGAAGCCCGCGCCAGTGCCGATGCCAAGATGCTCAAGGCCGAGGCCGATGAGAAGGTGTATGCGGTGGAAGCGGCCGGTAAACAGGCACTGCACGAAGCCGAGAACGTGTTGCGTGACGAGCAAGTTGCCCTGCAGCGCTCACTGGCTATCCTCAAAGTTCTGCCGGAAATTGTCGCCAATGCGGTTAAACCGCTGGAAAACATCGAAGGCATCAAGATCCTTCAAGGCTATGGCAGCGGTGTAACCGGTCAATTGGGGGCAGCTTCCGATGGCGCCGGTGTCAAGGGCGGCATTGCCGAGCAGGTTACCAGTGCGGCGCTCAACTACCGTGCCAATGCGCCCGTGGTCGACGCCATGCTCAGAGAGTTGGGGCTGGTAGATGCCGAAAAGGGCGGGCTGAATGATCTGCTTAGTGGCAACAACATGCTCACCCATGAAGCGCTGCAAATCGCCCGGGATACCAAGGCCAGTGCCGAGCCCAAAGTGGAGACGGTAAAGCCTGTTAGCCAAAACAATGTGGCCTATGAAGCGACTTTGGATATAGATAAGCCTGAGCAACCGAGAAACGCTTAA